One part of the Prunus persica cultivar Lovell chromosome G5, Prunus_persica_NCBIv2, whole genome shotgun sequence genome encodes these proteins:
- the LOC18777520 gene encoding wall-associated receptor kinase-like 1 isoform X1: MNFISIILLLWRIIILSCGYGAATTSAASLPIAKPNCTTHCGDVAIPYPFGIGPSKDCYLDKWFQIDCRHTNSTTSANYSRQVPFLKSVNLELLSISPFEDGSGTQSVQVKNPITFFSCKGKETRQPQNLTGSPFIYSQTYNTFIAVSCDLFALMRSDHGTLAGCWSICRNNTGGDFSTCYKGIDCCEGFLPSYELTNFSIEIPSNSSTSDPMGDCKYAFLVDSSFMNNLTNFEDVKDMDSVPVVLDWMLNVDDYGERFSEGFREKPDLTGNQSTPFCTNDSTSQYNRNTMTCICPPGMEGNPYLLQLCQDIDECKDIVTCMSDNACENFVGGYRCYSNTTDVECEYFAVGNGGYNNTGCHSRITSEWTSGIQFQNIILGLGSGVGLLLLLIGAWWVNKIVKKRKTIARKKMLFKRNGGLLLEQQLSSGEVNVDKIKLFNSKELEKATNNFSIDRILGHGGQGTVYKGMLVDGRIVAVKKSKMVDTSMLSEFINEVVILSQINHRNVVQIMGCCLETEVPLLVYEFIPNGTLSQYIQGQIEEFSLTWEMRLQIATEVAGALSYLHGAASVPIYHRDIKSANILLDGRYRAKIADFGTSRSISIDQTHLTTCVHGTFGYLDPEYFQSSQFTEKSDVYSFGVVLVELLTGQKPISAVTWSQEEEYRSLATYFLTSMQDDRLFNVVDARVLKEGSETEIQVVANLARRCLNLNGRNRPTMREVTSELEAVQMSRKPSISAQQNSEGVDFVEDVSVWHWDVESLSEVSASY, encoded by the exons ATGAATTTCATATCCATTATTCTGTTGTTATGGCGCATAATAATACTAAGTTGTGGCTATGGAGCTGCAACAACTAGTGCAGCATCACTGCCTATAGCAAAGCCTAATTGCACAACGCATTGTGGAGATGTTGCCATCCCATACCCTTTCGGGATTGGACCTAGCAAAGATTGTTACTTGGATAAATGGTTTCAAATAGACTGCAGGCACACCAACTCTACAACCTCAGCTAATTACAGCAGGCAAGTGCCTTTCCTCAAGAGCGTCAACCTGGAGCTGCTAAGTATTTCTCCCTTTGAAGATGGCAGTGGCACGCAATCGGTTCAGGTTAAGAACCCTATTACTTTCTTCAGCTGCAAGGGAAAGGAAACTCGCCAACCCCAGAATTTGACGGGCAGCCCTTTCATTTACTCTCAGACATACAACACATTCATTGCAGTGAGTTGTGACCTCTTTGCCCTTATGAGATCAGATCATGGGACTCTCGCTGGTTGCTGGTCGATTTGTCGAAACAATACGGGCGGCGACTTTAGCACCTGCTATAAAGGTATTGACTGTTGCGAAGGTTTCCTTCCAAGCTATGAACTCACCAATTTTAGTATTGAGATACCATCAAATTCATCAACATCAGATCCAATGGGCGATTGCAAGTATGCATTTTTGGTTGACTCTAGTTTTATGAATAACTTAACGAATTTTGAAGACGTGAAGGATATGGACAGCGTTCCTGTGGTGCTAGACTGGATGTTAAATGTAGATGACTATGGTGAAAGATTCAGTGAAGGATTCAGAGAAAAACCAGACCTGACTGGTAACCAATCAACACCCTTTTGCACCAATGATTCGACTTCTCAGTACAACCGGAACACGATGACTTGTATCTGTCCGCCAGGCATGGAAGGAAATCCTTATCTTCTCCAACTTTGTCAAG ATATTGATGAATGCAAAGACATTGTTACGTGTATGAGCGACAATGCATGTGAGAACTTTGTTGGGGGTTATAGATGCTACTCCAATACAACTGACGTTGAGTGTGAGTATTTTGCTGTTGGCAATGGTGGCTATAATAATACTGGCTGCCACTCCAGAATCACATCAGAATGGACTTCTGGAATCcaattccaaaatattattttag GCCTTGGCTCCGGTGTTGGGCTATTGTTACTACTCATTGGTGCATGGTGGGTAAACAAAATcgtgaagaaaaggaaaaccatCGCACGCAAGAAAATGCTTTTCAAACGAAATGGTGGTTTATTGTTAGAGCAACAGTTATCGTCTGGCGAAGTTAATGTTGACAAAATCAAGTTATTCAATTCAAAGGAATTAGAAAAGGCCACCAACAATTTTAGTATTGATAGAATTCTTGGTCATGGAGGTCAAGGTACCGTTTACAAAGGCATGTTGGTGGATGGAAGAATTGTTGCGGTAAAGAAGTCCAAAATGGTGGACACAAGCATGCTCTCGGAATTCATCAATGAGGTTGTAATTCTATCACAAATCAACCACAGAAATGTGGTTCAAATTATGGGTTGTTGTTTAGAGACCGAAGTTCCACTTTTGGTCTACGAATTCATACCGAATGGAACTCTTTCTCAATATATCCAAGGGCAGATTGAGGAATTCTCACTCACTTGGGAAATGCGGTTGCAAATTGCCACCGAAGTTGCAGGAGCTCTTTCGTACTTACACGGTGCAGCTTCCGTTCCCATATATCATAGAGACATCAAGTCTGCCAACATACTTTTGGATGGACGATACAGAGCAAAAATTGCAGATTTTGGAACTTCAAGATCAATTTCCATTGACCAAACTCATCTAACCACATGTGTACATGGAACATTTGGTTACTTGGACCCAGAGTACTTTCAATCAAGCCAATTTACGGAGAAAAGTGACGTCTATAGCTTTGGAGTGGTCCTTGTTGAACTCTTGACAGGGCAAAAACCAATTTCTGCAGTAACATGGtcacaagaagaagaatacaGAAGTCTTGCCACATATTTCCTTACCTCGATGCAAGACGATCGTCTGTTTAATGTTGTTGATGCTCGAGTTCTGAAGGAGGGCTCTGAAACAGAAATCCAGGTAGTCGCTAACCTTGCAAGGAGATGCTTGAATTTGAATGGAAGAAACCGTCCTACAATGAGAGAGGTTACATCAGAGCTAGAGGCTGTACAAATGTCAAGAAAACCTTCCATTAGTGCTCAGCAAAATTCTGAAGGGGTTGATTTTGTGGAAGACGTTTCAGTTTGGCATTGGGATGTTGAATCACTTTCAGAAGTGTCGGCTAGCTACTAA
- the LOC18777520 gene encoding wall-associated receptor kinase-like 1 isoform X2 produces the protein MNFISIILLLWRIIILSCGYGAATTSAASLPIAKPNCTTHCGDVAIPYPFGIGPSKDCYLDKWFQIDCRHTNSTTSANYSRQVPFLKSVNLELLSISPFEDGSGTQSVQVKNPITFFSCKGKETRQPQNLTGSPFIYSQTYNTFIAVSCDLFALMRSDHGTLAGCWSICRNNTGGDFSTCYKGIDCCEGFLPSYELTNFSIEIPSNSSTSDPMGDCKYAFLVDSSFMNNLTNFEDVKDMDSVPVVLDWMLNVDDYGERFSEGFREKPDLTGNQSTPFCTNDSTSQYNRNTMTCICPPGMEGNPYLLQLCQGLGSGVGLLLLLIGAWWVNKIVKKRKTIARKKMLFKRNGGLLLEQQLSSGEVNVDKIKLFNSKELEKATNNFSIDRILGHGGQGTVYKGMLVDGRIVAVKKSKMVDTSMLSEFINEVVILSQINHRNVVQIMGCCLETEVPLLVYEFIPNGTLSQYIQGQIEEFSLTWEMRLQIATEVAGALSYLHGAASVPIYHRDIKSANILLDGRYRAKIADFGTSRSISIDQTHLTTCVHGTFGYLDPEYFQSSQFTEKSDVYSFGVVLVELLTGQKPISAVTWSQEEEYRSLATYFLTSMQDDRLFNVVDARVLKEGSETEIQVVANLARRCLNLNGRNRPTMREVTSELEAVQMSRKPSISAQQNSEGVDFVEDVSVWHWDVESLSEVSASY, from the exons ATGAATTTCATATCCATTATTCTGTTGTTATGGCGCATAATAATACTAAGTTGTGGCTATGGAGCTGCAACAACTAGTGCAGCATCACTGCCTATAGCAAAGCCTAATTGCACAACGCATTGTGGAGATGTTGCCATCCCATACCCTTTCGGGATTGGACCTAGCAAAGATTGTTACTTGGATAAATGGTTTCAAATAGACTGCAGGCACACCAACTCTACAACCTCAGCTAATTACAGCAGGCAAGTGCCTTTCCTCAAGAGCGTCAACCTGGAGCTGCTAAGTATTTCTCCCTTTGAAGATGGCAGTGGCACGCAATCGGTTCAGGTTAAGAACCCTATTACTTTCTTCAGCTGCAAGGGAAAGGAAACTCGCCAACCCCAGAATTTGACGGGCAGCCCTTTCATTTACTCTCAGACATACAACACATTCATTGCAGTGAGTTGTGACCTCTTTGCCCTTATGAGATCAGATCATGGGACTCTCGCTGGTTGCTGGTCGATTTGTCGAAACAATACGGGCGGCGACTTTAGCACCTGCTATAAAGGTATTGACTGTTGCGAAGGTTTCCTTCCAAGCTATGAACTCACCAATTTTAGTATTGAGATACCATCAAATTCATCAACATCAGATCCAATGGGCGATTGCAAGTATGCATTTTTGGTTGACTCTAGTTTTATGAATAACTTAACGAATTTTGAAGACGTGAAGGATATGGACAGCGTTCCTGTGGTGCTAGACTGGATGTTAAATGTAGATGACTATGGTGAAAGATTCAGTGAAGGATTCAGAGAAAAACCAGACCTGACTGGTAACCAATCAACACCCTTTTGCACCAATGATTCGACTTCTCAGTACAACCGGAACACGATGACTTGTATCTGTCCGCCAGGCATGGAAGGAAATCCTTATCTTCTCCAACTTTGTCAAG GCCTTGGCTCCGGTGTTGGGCTATTGTTACTACTCATTGGTGCATGGTGGGTAAACAAAATcgtgaagaaaaggaaaaccatCGCACGCAAGAAAATGCTTTTCAAACGAAATGGTGGTTTATTGTTAGAGCAACAGTTATCGTCTGGCGAAGTTAATGTTGACAAAATCAAGTTATTCAATTCAAAGGAATTAGAAAAGGCCACCAACAATTTTAGTATTGATAGAATTCTTGGTCATGGAGGTCAAGGTACCGTTTACAAAGGCATGTTGGTGGATGGAAGAATTGTTGCGGTAAAGAAGTCCAAAATGGTGGACACAAGCATGCTCTCGGAATTCATCAATGAGGTTGTAATTCTATCACAAATCAACCACAGAAATGTGGTTCAAATTATGGGTTGTTGTTTAGAGACCGAAGTTCCACTTTTGGTCTACGAATTCATACCGAATGGAACTCTTTCTCAATATATCCAAGGGCAGATTGAGGAATTCTCACTCACTTGGGAAATGCGGTTGCAAATTGCCACCGAAGTTGCAGGAGCTCTTTCGTACTTACACGGTGCAGCTTCCGTTCCCATATATCATAGAGACATCAAGTCTGCCAACATACTTTTGGATGGACGATACAGAGCAAAAATTGCAGATTTTGGAACTTCAAGATCAATTTCCATTGACCAAACTCATCTAACCACATGTGTACATGGAACATTTGGTTACTTGGACCCAGAGTACTTTCAATCAAGCCAATTTACGGAGAAAAGTGACGTCTATAGCTTTGGAGTGGTCCTTGTTGAACTCTTGACAGGGCAAAAACCAATTTCTGCAGTAACATGGtcacaagaagaagaatacaGAAGTCTTGCCACATATTTCCTTACCTCGATGCAAGACGATCGTCTGTTTAATGTTGTTGATGCTCGAGTTCTGAAGGAGGGCTCTGAAACAGAAATCCAGGTAGTCGCTAACCTTGCAAGGAGATGCTTGAATTTGAATGGAAGAAACCGTCCTACAATGAGAGAGGTTACATCAGAGCTAGAGGCTGTACAAATGTCAAGAAAACCTTCCATTAGTGCTCAGCAAAATTCTGAAGGGGTTGATTTTGTGGAAGACGTTTCAGTTTGGCATTGGGATGTTGAATCACTTTCAGAAGTGTCGGCTAGCTACTAA
- the LOC109949311 gene encoding uncharacterized protein LOC109949311, whose translation MDLPLRCNLARGKESQGCKLRKSLYGLKQFPKAWFSRFTKSMKNFGYIQSNAYHTLFLKRDRRRLTALIVYVDDIVVAGNDTGEQLKLQKYLSQEFEMKDVSDLKYFLGIEVARSTTGIFLSHRKYVLDLRTETEMLGCKPADTPIEMNHKLCEGMDQEPTNKEQYKRLIRRLIYLAHTRPDIAYAVRVVSQFMYSPSVSHRNVVDRILRYLKSAPRKGLMFSKNRDLEVVGYTDADWAGSITDRSSTSGYFTII comes from the coding sequence ATGGACTTACCACTAAGATGTAACTTAGCTCGTGGCAAGGAGAGTCAAGGTTGCAAGCTCAGAAAgtcattatatgggttaaagcaaTTTCCCAAGGCATGGTTTAGCAGATTCACTAAATCCatgaagaattttggatatataCAGAGTAATGCATATCACACTTTATTCTTGAAGCGTGATAGAAGAAGACTTACTGCATTGATtgtttatgtggatgacataGTCGTAGCTGGAAACGACACAGGAGAGCAATTGAAACTGCAGAAGTATTTGTCtcaggaatttgagatgaaggatgtAAGTGATCTGAAGTACTTTCTAGGAATTGAAGTAGCCAGGTCCACAACTGGTATATTTCTGTCTCACAGGAAATATGTATTAGATCTGCGCACTGAAACAGAAATGCTTGGATGCAAACCTGCTGATACACCCATCGAGATGAATCACAAGTTATGTGAAGGCATGGATCAAGAACCAACCAATAAGGAACAGTACAAACGCCTTATTAGAAGGTTGATATATTTAGCTCACACAAGaccagatattgcatatgctgtgaGGGTGGTTAGTCAGTTTATGTATTCACCCAGTGTGTCCCATAGGAATGTAGTTGATCGGATCTTAAGATACTTAAAGTCAGCACCTAGGAAAGGATTAATGTTCTCAAAAAATAGAGATCTCGAAGTTGTTGGATATACagatgctgattgggctggCTCCATTACTGATAGAAGCTCTACTTCAGGTTACTTTACCATCATATGA